In Microcoleus sp. bin38.metabat.b11b12b14.051, the genomic stretch TTATTCTTAATTTCTAGTTTACCGCGAAACGCAGCTCTGTCCTACTCTACTTGCGACATACTTCCCAAAATCAGGTTTCTGGGCAGTATTTCGCGAAAAACCAGATTTTTTTGCCTTAATTCTGTCACATTATTTTTTAGTAATTTTCCACAGATTGAGTTCTACATTAGCAACCGCCGGATCTATTTGATAGTTTTGCTGTTCAATTGCCGATCGCAAAGCTGAGGATGGTCTATATAAAAACAACTCGCCCAAACCGGCGGGAACTTTGGGCGGTTGTGGTTTTTTCCGTGCTAATTCTCGATTTTGGTAGCAAGAAGTATAACAGCGCGGTTCGACTAGCAATTTAACTTTTGGTTGCAGGCGATAACTTAAAGGCATGATGTATGCTATATTCGCATCGCTGATAATGAGGGGATTGCTGACTTGATTGACAATCGCAGCTACTTCTAATTCTGCCCGCAACCAACCACTACCTTTATTCCACCAACTATCGGCCCCAGAACTAACTCCACCCGAGATAATGCCCGAACAAAACAGTGCAACTATGACTATTTTCCACAGTCTTTGTGGTTTTAAATTATCAAAATTGTTGCTAACTTTCACAGACAACAGGTAAGCAACTGCTAACTGAATTCCCACATAACAAGGAACTAAATATCGCGGATTTGCCGATCGCCTTCCGCCTTTAAGTATATCGGGGACTGCCAAAAATAAGGCAGTTGTGGCAATTAATAACAATATCAATAACCAAACCCGTTTTGGTGTTTGTCGGCACAGAAAATACAGGGCATAGCCGACTAAAGCTAGAATTATGATGCCAACAGGAATGACTAAGCCTAGTTGTGCGGCGTTGGCCGTTCCATCAATACCAATATCAAAAAATCCTATGGTGACAGCGCCCACCCACCTGCTAACTAATCTTAAGAAATTTGTCTGTTCTGCCCATACTGTGGTACTTCTAACTTGATTGAAGTTTTCTACAGTATTGACAAGGGAAGGCATGAAGCAGATTAAGGCGACCATTGCTGCTGCATAATAGGCAATAAATGTTTTGACATCGCGCCAGTTGGCGATAACTGCGACGTAGATAGCGTGGGCTGCGGCTACGCAAATAAATAATAAGTGGGTGTACAATCCTAGTGTGGCTGCGATCGCGTAAAGTGCCCAGTTAGAAACAAAGGCGAGATTATTTTGAGTTGATTCAGGGCGCATTGCTCGCAACAAGGCTGCACTGGATAAAATGGTAGTTACTGTCCACAAACTGTACTGTCTGGCTTCTTGGGCGAACAGGATGTGATAGGGAGAAATTGCGAAAATTGCGATCGCCATCCACGCCACAGCGGGAGATTCAAATAACTCCCAAGCCAGCCAATAAATGGCAGGAAATACCAGCAAGCTAATCACTGCTGCCAAACTTCTCATTGCTGCAACGGAAGTGCCGAACCACTGCGCCCAAAATCGCGCTAGTACGTAATATAGCGGCGGGTGTTGGGGGTCTTCTGTTGCTAAGGAATTTAGGGTATTGCTTAAAGTTTTTTGGGAATTTATCTGTTGGTATTTTTGGAAGTCAGAGGGCGAGGTTATTTTCTGGTATGAAATTTGTTTGATAATTTCGGCTTCCGTGTAGCCGGAAACTCTTAAAGAAGTATAGTTTTCGTCTATCCAGTAGAATTTGCGATCGAGATTGACAAAGCGAAACAAAATGCCGATCGCCAATACAGCTATAATTAAAAATCTCAACCACTTCTCAAGTGGAGGGTTGTGAGAATTTAGTCGATCGCGATTTTTAGTAGATTCCATTTGATAAATAGCTAATCTCGCAGAATTTGGTTGATATCACCCTAGGAAAAGGTTCGTAGTGAGGACTTCAGTCCTTCTTTCTTCAAAGCCAGAAAGAGGACTGAAGTCCGGGTGTATCTGCAAGCAAATATGTTTGTAGGGGCGAAGCATGACCGCAGTCAATATGAGATTATAACTAATAACTTATATGCGGTCATGCTTCGCCCTCTTCAAAAACCAGATGCACCCTGAAGTCCTTACTACGAACCTTAAGAATGATTAATCGTCTACTCCTGCAATCGGTGCAAAACCTTGGCGCTGAATATTTTCGGTGATGGTACGCGGTTCGAGGAATTGTAGCAAATAATCCGGGCCGCCAGCTTTAGAACCAACTCCCGAAAGTTTGAATCCTCCGAAGGGTTGGCGGGATACCACAGCGCCGGTGGTTCCGCGATTGATGTACAAGTTTCCGACTTCAAAATCGGCTTGGGCGCGATCGATATGCGAAGGCGTGCGAGAATACAATCCGCCAGTTAACGCGAAATTCGTATCGTTAGCAATGTTAATCGCTTCATTGAAATTATGAGCCCGAATCACTGACAAAACTGGGCCAAAAATTTCTTCTTGGGCGAGAGTTGCACTCGGCGCTACTTCCGTCACAATGACTGGGCCGACATAATAACCGGTTTCCGGCGCCGCCATTTCTAAGGCTATCTTAGCTTCCGCGCGACCTTTTTCGATGTATTCGCGGATGCGAGACTGCGCCGAAGCATCGATGACAGGGCCGACTTGAGTGCCGGGATTTTCGGCTGGGCCGACATTGAGCGATCGCGTGGCTTCTACCAATCTTTCCACAAAAGCATCGTACACCGACTCGACCACAATTACTCGCGAACAAGCAGAACACTTTTGGCCACTATATCCAAAGGCCGAATAAACTACGCCCGCAACTGCTTGGTCTAAATCCGCACTTTCATCAACAATAATGCCATTCTTGCCGCCCATTTCGGCGATGACTCGTTTCAAGTGTCTTTGTCCCGGCCGTAAAATCGCAGCATCAGCATAAATCTGACAACCAACTTCCTGGGAACCGGTGAAGGTAATCATGTGAACATCGGGATGTTTCACCATGTAAGCGCCGACGGTTGAACCTTTGCAAGGTACGTATTGAAATACGCCTTTCGGAATTCCAGCTTCTAGCAAAATCTCGGCTATTTTTGCAGCAATTACTGTGGAAAATTCCGCAGGTTTGAGCAAAGTACAGTTACCTGCAACCAATGATGCAACTGTCATCCCGACGGGAATTGCTAGGGGGAAATTCCAAGGGGAAATAATCAGGGAAATGCCGCGCGGTTGATAGGTATAGCGGTTGTTTTCTCCGGGAATATCATAATTTTGCCCTTGTTCCAACCGTTCCATTTCGTCAGCGTAGTAGCGACAGAAATCAATAGCTTCGGAAACTTCGGCATCGCATTCTCTGACAGGTTTACCGACTTCAAACACCATCCAAGCTGATAGTTCGTGGCGCCGTTGTTCCATCAATTCTGCTGCTTTGCGGAGGACTCCGGCGCGCTGGCGAACGGGGGTTTTACGCCAACTGGTGGAGGCTGCTTTGGCTGCTTCTAGGGCTTGTTTGGCTTGTGATTCGGACATTAATCCGATTTTACCGACTACTTCTGCGGGATTGGAAGGATTGAGAGAGTTAACTGTGGTTTCGGTGTTTTGATACTCGCCGTCGATTAGCGGTAAGTAGGTTTGACCTAGGCTAGCCCGCACTAATTTGATGCCTGCTTCGGCTTGTTGGCGCAATTTGGTATTGGCGTAGTCGGTATCAGCGACGTTGGGGAATACTTTGGTGTAAACTAGCTGGTCGTTGCCAT encodes the following:
- a CDS encoding glycosyltransferase family 39 protein — encoded protein: MESTKNRDRLNSHNPPLEKWLRFLIIAVLAIGILFRFVNLDRKFYWIDENYTSLRVSGYTEAEIIKQISYQKITSPSDFQKYQQINSQKTLSNTLNSLATEDPQHPPLYYVLARFWAQWFGTSVAAMRSLAAVISLLVFPAIYWLAWELFESPAVAWMAIAIFAISPYHILFAQEARQYSLWTVTTILSSAALLRAMRPESTQNNLAFVSNWALYAIAATLGLYTHLLFICVAAAHAIYVAVIANWRDVKTFIAYYAAAMVALICFMPSLVNTVENFNQVRSTTVWAEQTNFLRLVSRWVGAVTIGFFDIGIDGTANAAQLGLVIPVGIIILALVGYALYFLCRQTPKRVWLLILLLIATTALFLAVPDILKGGRRSANPRYLVPCYVGIQLAVAYLLSVKVSNNFDNLKPQRLWKIVIVALFCSGIISGGVSSGADSWWNKGSGWLRAELEVAAIVNQVSNPLIISDANIAYIMPLSYRLQPKVKLLVEPRCYTSCYQNRELARKKPQPPKVPAGLGELFLYRPSSALRSAIEQQNYQIDPAVANVELNLWKITKK
- the pruA gene encoding L-glutamate gamma-semialdehyde dehydrogenase; translated protein: MVAQISPSIYESKTQEIAKEILKATQDKKRSFFGQLQDQMRWDDKLMDWAMASPGLRVQLFRFIDCLPALRSKPEIARHLQEYLTVEEVELPEALKKLLSFTNADSIPGQLAATTVAPAVETLAHKYISGENIKQVIKTLERLRKDKMGFTVDLLGEAVITETEAEVYLNRYLELMTELTSAAKNWSQVDAIDKADGETLPRVQVSVKLTAFYSQFDPLDAKGSEEKVSERIRLLLRRAKELGAAVHFDMEQYAYKSLTLSILKDLLLEEEFRSRTDVGITMQAYLRDSKQDLQGIIAWAKKRGNPVTVRVVKGAYWDQETIKAMQKDWPQPVYNDKVATDANFEAMTQLLLENHEYLYAAIASHNVRSQARAIAIAETLNIPRRRFEMQVLYGMGDKLAKLLVDRGYRVRVYCPYGDLLPGMAYLIRRLLENTANSSFIRQSSEEMPIEQLLAAPVANGNDQLVYTKVFPNVADTDYANTKLRQQAEAGIKLVRASLGQTYLPLIDGEYQNTETTVNSLNPSNPAEVVGKIGLMSESQAKQALEAAKAASTSWRKTPVRQRAGVLRKAAELMEQRRHELSAWMVFEVGKPVRECDAEVSEAIDFCRYYADEMERLEQGQNYDIPGENNRYTYQPRGISLIISPWNFPLAIPVGMTVASLVAGNCTLLKPAEFSTVIAAKIAEILLEAGIPKGVFQYVPCKGSTVGAYMVKHPDVHMITFTGSQEVGCQIYADAAILRPGQRHLKRVIAEMGGKNGIIVDESADLDQAVAGVVYSAFGYSGQKCSACSRVIVVESVYDAFVERLVEATRSLNVGPAENPGTQVGPVIDASAQSRIREYIEKGRAEAKIALEMAAPETGYYVGPVIVTEVAPSATLAQEEIFGPVLSVIRAHNFNEAINIANDTNFALTGGLYSRTPSHIDRAQADFEVGNLYINRGTTGAVVSRQPFGGFKLSGVGSKAGGPDYLLQFLEPRTITENIQRQGFAPIAGVDD